In Dyadobacter subterraneus, a single genomic region encodes these proteins:
- a CDS encoding UBP-type zinc finger domain-containing protein: MADGICSHISAITEIKTAKKRECEECVKHGGRWVHLRTCQTCGVTLCCDDSPSKHMTKHFHETGHPVVISSEPGEKWMWCYVDDSFVEYD, encoded by the coding sequence ATGGCAGACGGAATTTGCAGCCACATCAGTGCAATCACTGAAATTAAAACGGCTAAAAAACGGGAATGCGAAGAGTGTGTAAAACATGGCGGCAGGTGGGTGCATTTGCGTACCTGTCAAACCTGTGGTGTCACCTTATGCTGTGATGATTCTCCTTCAAAGCATATGACAAAACATTTCCATGAAACCGGCCATCCGGTCGTTATTTCATCGGAGCCGGGAGAAAAATGGATGTGGTGTTATGTTGATGATTCATTTGTGGAATATGATTAA